From Andrena cerasifolii isolate SP2316 chromosome 12, iyAndCera1_principal, whole genome shotgun sequence, a single genomic window includes:
- the LOC143374969 gene encoding uncharacterized protein LOC143374969 isoform X2, translating to MPKVHEMDLLPKHMCHRCTYKLEEFYKFYVDCLKTDAGLKSQLSWMGKDVPTERVGIPMVHIENVKIKIEPGNYDAYDMNPMVDNVNYINAMSSMTFQPNDIPYAAYARCRCCCDKMDQSNQAVPTNYENRISTCNSVVEVEVEACNNNRTNKQQSSTISVNENKPTSSSSDRPGGARVKFHATKDVFGSPIVRNLRPRKGSVDYVGSKKKSPGISTSRSAKPKASPKKASPLQPEIDATRVKVEKLDDFEGRILRPRTGTIDYCMSTRKHSKSTDKNQRSQDEEYRAAKYTVRNIANKVKLPSREVSKLAKDRIKVMVKEEQLSDLDETVDEFLSSAMLPKDRKAVKIEAFPNGHLVGFQNDRVNGNTFDALKSPKGVSKGKLKSGKMGASSPTAAITYSPKFLRSHDSYLRSGKIKKLHAKASARKLQRNLRNVATITGVVSAKNISASINLIDSNVKHYCEDCNASFLNKELFKLHTCYH from the exons ATGCCAAAA GTGCACGAGATGGACCTGTTGCCGAAGCACATGTGCCATCGGTGCACATACAAGCTGGAGGAGTTCTACAAGTTCTACGTCGACTGTCTCAAGACAGACGCGGGCTTGAAGAGCCAACTGTCCTGGATGGGGAAGGATGTGCCGACGGAGAGGGTCGGCATACCGATGGTGCACATAGAGAACGTCAAGATCAAGATCGAGCCGGGGAACTACGACGCGTACGATATGAACCCCATGGTCGATAACGTCAACTATATAAACGCGATGAGCTCGATGACGTTCCAGCCGAACGATATCCCGTACGCCGCGTACGCGAGATGCAGGTGTTGCTGTGATAAAATGGACCAAAGTAACCAGGCTGTACCAACCAACTACGAGAACAGGATATCAACGTGCAATAGCGTGGTCGAGGTCGAGGTCGAGGCGTGCAACAATAACCGCACCAACAAGCAGCAGAGCTCCACGATATCCGTTAACGAGAACAAGCCAACTTCTTCCAGCTCCGATCGCCCAGGCGGTGCCAGAGTCAAGTTCCACGCGACGAAAGACGTCTTCGGGAGCCCAATCGTTCGGAACTTGAGGCCTCGGAAGGGTTCCGTCGACTACGTAGGAAGTAAGAAGAAATCTCCCGGCATTTCGACATCGAGAAGCGCGAAGCCGAAGGCGTCGCCGAAGAAGGCGTCGCCGCTGCAGCCCGAGATCGATGCGACTCGAGTCAAAGTGGAGAAGCTCGACGACTTCGAGGGTCGGATTCTTAGGCCCAGAACGGGGACGATCGACTACTGTATGTCGACGCGGAAGCACTCGAAATCGACGGACAAGAACCAAAGATCTCAAGACGAGGAATACCGAGCGGCCAAGTACACGGTCCGAAATATCGCGAACAAGGTGAAGCTACCGTCGAGGGAGGTATCGAAATTAGCGAAAGATAGGATTAAGGTTATGGTAAAGGAGGAGCAACTCTCTGATCTCGACGAGACTGTGGACGAATTCCTATCGTCTGCGATGCTGCCGAAAGATCGCAAAGCCGTTAAAATCGAAGCATTTCCTAACGGTCACCTGGTAGGTTTTCAAAACGATAGGGTAAATGGTAATACGTTCGATGCTTTGAAATCGCCGAAGGGCGTGTCGAAAGGTAAATTAAAATCAGGCAAGATGGGTGCTTCGAGTCCGACTGCCGCCATTACGTACTCGCCGAAGTTTTTGCGAAGTCACGACTCCTACCTCAGGAGCGGGAAAATAAAGAAGCTTCACGCGAAAGCTTCGGCTAGGAAGCTACAAAGGAACCTTCGAAATGTCGCGACAATCACAGGTGTCGTGAGCGCCAAGAACATTTCCGCGTCGATAAACTTAATCGACAGCAACGTCAAGCACTACTGCGAGGATTGTAATGCCAGCTTCCTTAACAAAGAGTTATTTAAATTGCATACGTGTTATCACTGA
- the LOC143374969 gene encoding uncharacterized protein LOC143374969 isoform X1: METLESSRVCRLCGKLSGCISINIFDKNESHVKKINAVLPIMVHEMDLLPKHMCHRCTYKLEEFYKFYVDCLKTDAGLKSQLSWMGKDVPTERVGIPMVHIENVKIKIEPGNYDAYDMNPMVDNVNYINAMSSMTFQPNDIPYAAYARCRCCCDKMDQSNQAVPTNYENRISTCNSVVEVEVEACNNNRTNKQQSSTISVNENKPTSSSSDRPGGARVKFHATKDVFGSPIVRNLRPRKGSVDYVGSKKKSPGISTSRSAKPKASPKKASPLQPEIDATRVKVEKLDDFEGRILRPRTGTIDYCMSTRKHSKSTDKNQRSQDEEYRAAKYTVRNIANKVKLPSREVSKLAKDRIKVMVKEEQLSDLDETVDEFLSSAMLPKDRKAVKIEAFPNGHLVGFQNDRVNGNTFDALKSPKGVSKGKLKSGKMGASSPTAAITYSPKFLRSHDSYLRSGKIKKLHAKASARKLQRNLRNVATITGVVSAKNISASINLIDSNVKHYCEDCNASFLNKELFKLHTCYH, encoded by the exons ATGGAGACTCTCGAGTCGAGTCGCGTGTGCCGCCTCTGCGGCAAGCTATCCGGTTGTATCTCGATTAATATATTCGACAAGAATGAGAGCCACGTGAAGAAAATCAACGCCGTTCTACCGATCATG GTGCACGAGATGGACCTGTTGCCGAAGCACATGTGCCATCGGTGCACATACAAGCTGGAGGAGTTCTACAAGTTCTACGTCGACTGTCTCAAGACAGACGCGGGCTTGAAGAGCCAACTGTCCTGGATGGGGAAGGATGTGCCGACGGAGAGGGTCGGCATACCGATGGTGCACATAGAGAACGTCAAGATCAAGATCGAGCCGGGGAACTACGACGCGTACGATATGAACCCCATGGTCGATAACGTCAACTATATAAACGCGATGAGCTCGATGACGTTCCAGCCGAACGATATCCCGTACGCCGCGTACGCGAGATGCAGGTGTTGCTGTGATAAAATGGACCAAAGTAACCAGGCTGTACCAACCAACTACGAGAACAGGATATCAACGTGCAATAGCGTGGTCGAGGTCGAGGTCGAGGCGTGCAACAATAACCGCACCAACAAGCAGCAGAGCTCCACGATATCCGTTAACGAGAACAAGCCAACTTCTTCCAGCTCCGATCGCCCAGGCGGTGCCAGAGTCAAGTTCCACGCGACGAAAGACGTCTTCGGGAGCCCAATCGTTCGGAACTTGAGGCCTCGGAAGGGTTCCGTCGACTACGTAGGAAGTAAGAAGAAATCTCCCGGCATTTCGACATCGAGAAGCGCGAAGCCGAAGGCGTCGCCGAAGAAGGCGTCGCCGCTGCAGCCCGAGATCGATGCGACTCGAGTCAAAGTGGAGAAGCTCGACGACTTCGAGGGTCGGATTCTTAGGCCCAGAACGGGGACGATCGACTACTGTATGTCGACGCGGAAGCACTCGAAATCGACGGACAAGAACCAAAGATCTCAAGACGAGGAATACCGAGCGGCCAAGTACACGGTCCGAAATATCGCGAACAAGGTGAAGCTACCGTCGAGGGAGGTATCGAAATTAGCGAAAGATAGGATTAAGGTTATGGTAAAGGAGGAGCAACTCTCTGATCTCGACGAGACTGTGGACGAATTCCTATCGTCTGCGATGCTGCCGAAAGATCGCAAAGCCGTTAAAATCGAAGCATTTCCTAACGGTCACCTGGTAGGTTTTCAAAACGATAGGGTAAATGGTAATACGTTCGATGCTTTGAAATCGCCGAAGGGCGTGTCGAAAGGTAAATTAAAATCAGGCAAGATGGGTGCTTCGAGTCCGACTGCCGCCATTACGTACTCGCCGAAGTTTTTGCGAAGTCACGACTCCTACCTCAGGAGCGGGAAAATAAAGAAGCTTCACGCGAAAGCTTCGGCTAGGAAGCTACAAAGGAACCTTCGAAATGTCGCGACAATCACAGGTGTCGTGAGCGCCAAGAACATTTCCGCGTCGATAAACTTAATCGACAGCAACGTCAAGCACTACTGCGAGGATTGTAATGCCAGCTTCCTTAACAAAGAGTTATTTAAATTGCATACGTGTTATCACTGA